In Anaerolineales bacterium, one DNA window encodes the following:
- a CDS encoding protein phosphatase 2C domain-containing protein codes for MADFFRKLFGEKKDPEKHKQPQPQTQQKQVDSATTAPLTDQQINSIIASQSLKYEMRQLIAGVGQSVGKQRDHNEDSVLALTSTISGSVENVPFGLYIVADGMGGHQFGEVASNAAIRIMGGNITKKFHSYLYKLPTQPLEDSLQEVIETSIMEAHQYVQREAPGSGTTVTAALVLGQQVTIAHVGDSRAYSIYPDGRVQPLTRDHSLVKRLEELGHLNKDEVDNFPHRNVLIRALGQGESLEADIFTIPFPQGGYLMICSDGLWGVVNEKDIFRIVTEAPNLHRACQGLVEAANAAGGPDNITVILTQLIG; via the coding sequence GTGGCTGATTTTTTTCGAAAACTATTTGGTGAAAAGAAAGACCCCGAAAAGCACAAACAACCGCAACCGCAAACCCAACAGAAACAGGTGGATTCGGCCACGACTGCTCCTCTTACGGATCAGCAGATTAATTCCATTATCGCCAGTCAGAGTTTGAAATATGAAATGAGGCAGCTTATTGCCGGGGTTGGGCAATCGGTTGGAAAGCAGCGTGATCACAATGAAGACAGCGTACTTGCGCTGACCTCCACGATCTCCGGTAGCGTGGAGAATGTCCCCTTTGGGTTGTATATTGTCGCTGATGGAATGGGCGGACATCAATTTGGCGAAGTGGCGAGCAATGCCGCCATCCGCATTATGGGCGGCAACATCACCAAAAAGTTTCATTCCTACCTATATAAGCTGCCCACCCAGCCTCTTGAAGACTCATTGCAGGAGGTGATCGAAACATCCATTATGGAGGCGCATCAATACGTCCAGCGCGAGGCGCCGGGCAGCGGCACAACGGTCACTGCCGCGCTGGTGTTGGGGCAGCAGGTGACGATCGCGCATGTTGGCGACAGCCGGGCCTATTCCATCTATCCTGATGGAAGGGTTCAGCCGCTTACCCGCGACCATTCGCTGGTCAAACGCCTTGAAGAATTGGGGCACCTCAACAAGGATGAGGTTGATAATTTTCCCCATCGCAATGTCTTGATCCGTGCCCTGGGTCAGGGTGAATCACTCGAAGCCGATATCTTTACCATCCCATTCCCGCAGGGGGGATATCTGATGATATGCAGTGACGGTCTGTGGGGGGTTGTCAACGAAAAGGATATTTTCCGGATTGTGACGGAAGCGCCAAACCTTCACCGTGCCTGCCAGGGCCTGGTCGAAGCGGCCAATGCGGCCGGCGGTCCGGATAACATAACCGTCATTCTCACACAATTGATTGGGTAA
- a CDS encoding DnaJ domain-containing protein: MSSSKPDYYAILGVFRDASQEEIKRAYFEAAQRLHPDKNVAAGETELFLETQQAYEVLSNPKRRSMYDATLPPDVEGNTVIKHEVFFSRPNLVKLGEPQLIYVLLEVGPREEKTTIPSPPLNICLVLDRSTSMQGEKLDIVKATAIQLLRSLRPEDVLSMVAFSDRAEVIIPASIKLDKKMQEGRIQMMQASGATEIYTGLEAGLKEIRRTLDPSRVNHVILLTDGQTYGDEQACLKLAEEAAAQNVGITGMGIGHEWNDIFLDALASKTGGSSAYISKPKDIEHLLVEKFKALISTYADEVLLEFTEQENVKINYAFRLQPEGGSVEIEMPMHLGPILRDAPLQVLFEFLVSPGALGDDDIATLLSGTLKTSITARPTPVPPIRLHLTRAVQQNPSADPPPTRILSALARLTLYRMQERAREAADAGQFDTAVRHLKNLATHLLSQGEHSLAKTALFEAENLEKMHAWSAGGNKDIKYSTRALLLSGVKEKAG; the protein is encoded by the coding sequence ATGTCATCCAGCAAGCCGGATTATTACGCGATCCTGGGTGTCTTCCGTGATGCATCACAGGAGGAGATTAAGCGTGCCTATTTTGAAGCCGCCCAGCGCCTGCATCCGGATAAAAACGTTGCCGCGGGTGAAACCGAGCTGTTTCTGGAGACACAGCAGGCCTATGAGGTGCTTTCAAATCCCAAGCGGCGCAGTATGTATGATGCGACACTACCCCCCGATGTTGAAGGCAACACGGTCATCAAACATGAGGTTTTTTTCAGCCGCCCGAACCTTGTGAAGCTGGGTGAACCCCAATTGATTTATGTATTGCTGGAAGTCGGCCCTCGCGAGGAAAAAACAACCATCCCATCCCCGCCCTTGAATATTTGCCTTGTCCTGGACCGCTCCACATCCATGCAGGGCGAAAAATTGGATATTGTAAAAGCCACCGCCATCCAATTGTTGCGCAGTCTGCGCCCTGAGGATGTGCTGAGCATGGTTGCGTTTAGCGACCGCGCTGAAGTGATTATCCCCGCCTCGATCAAACTGGATAAAAAGATGCAGGAGGGGCGCATTCAAATGATGCAGGCATCCGGTGCCACGGAGATTTACACCGGGCTGGAGGCGGGACTGAAGGAAATCCGCCGCACCCTGGATCCCTCACGTGTCAACCATGTTATTTTGCTGACCGACGGGCAAACCTATGGAGATGAACAGGCATGCCTCAAGCTGGCCGAGGAGGCCGCCGCTCAAAACGTGGGCATCACCGGCATGGGCATTGGACATGAATGGAACGATATCTTTCTTGATGCACTTGCCAGCAAAACGGGCGGCTCCTCCGCCTACATCTCAAAACCAAAGGATATTGAGCATCTGCTTGTCGAGAAATTTAAAGCCCTGATCAGCACATATGCAGATGAAGTCCTGCTGGAATTCACGGAGCAGGAAAACGTCAAGATAAATTACGCGTTTCGCCTGCAGCCCGAAGGCGGTTCCGTCGAGATTGAAATGCCCATGCATCTGGGCCCGATTTTGCGGGACGCGCCGCTGCAAGTCTTGTTTGAGTTTCTCGTCAGCCCGGGCGCCTTGGGCGACGATGATATTGCGACGTTATTAAGCGGCACATTGAAGACTTCCATTACGGCCCGGCCCACACCGGTTCCGCCGATTCGTTTGCACCTCACCCGTGCGGTGCAGCAAAACCCTTCAGCGGATCCACCGCCGACCCGGATTTTGAGCGCGCTCGCGCGCCTTACCTTGTATCGGATGCAGGAACGCGCACGCGAGGCGGCGGATGCGGGTCAATTTGATACGGCAGTCCGCCATCTAAAAAACCTTGCCACACACCTGTTATCACAGGGGGAACATTCCCTTGCGAAGACGGCCTTGTTCGAAGCCGAGAACCTCGAGAAAATGCATGCCTGGAGCGCGGGTGGCAACAAGGATATAAAATATAGTACACGGGCGCTTTTGTTGAGCGGTGTAAAGGAGAAGGCAGGATGA
- a CDS encoding FHA domain-containing protein, giving the protein MIVCSSCKHANMDGAMFCAECGAQLVGKDSFTTQTISDDKFRDSKVSTGDLYQSFDGGEAWGSLHLLDTGQVLPLSSGNEFTIGRISEGQPIMPDIDLSPYKAYAAGVSRLHAVIKRDGARLIFMDLGSANGTYINGKKLSPNVEQNLNNGDIIALGKMKIQILLEDK; this is encoded by the coding sequence ATGATCGTCTGTTCGAGTTGTAAGCATGCAAACATGGACGGGGCAATGTTTTGTGCCGAGTGCGGGGCTCAATTGGTTGGCAAGGATTCCTTTACCACCCAAACGATTTCCGATGACAAATTCAGGGATAGCAAGGTATCCACAGGAGATCTGTATCAATCGTTCGACGGGGGGGAGGCGTGGGGAAGTCTCCACCTGCTGGATACCGGGCAGGTGCTTCCACTTTCCTCGGGCAACGAATTTACCATTGGGCGCATCAGCGAGGGTCAGCCGATCATGCCTGATATCGACCTTTCACCATATAAAGCCTATGCTGCGGGAGTATCGCGTTTGCATGCGGTTATCAAAAGGGATGGCGCCCGCCTCATTTTCATGGACCTCGGTTCCGCCAACGGCACGTACATCAACGGGAAGAAGCTCTCTCCCAATGTGGAACAGAATCTAAATAATGGAGATATCATTGCGCTTGGAAAGATGAAAATACAAATATTGCTTGAGGATAAATAG